From Calliphora vicina chromosome 3, idCalVici1.1, whole genome shotgun sequence:
ataataataataataataataataataataataataataataataataataataataataataataataataataataataataataataataataataataataataataataataataataataataataataataataataataataataataataataataataataataataataataataataataataataataataataataataataataataataataataataataataataataataataataataataataataataataataataataataataataataataataataataataataataataataataataataataataataataataataataataataataataataataataataataataataataataataataataataataataataataataataataataataataataataataataataataataataataataataataataataataataataataataataataataataataataataataataataataataataataataataataataataataataataataataataataataataataataataataataataataataataataataataataataataataataataataataataataataataataataataataataataataataataataataataataataataataataataataataataataataataataataataataataataataataataataataataataataataataataataataataataataataataataataataataataataataataataataataataataataataataataataataataataataataataataataataataataataataataataataataataataataataataataataataataataataataataataataataataataataataataataataataataataataataataataataataataataataataataataataataataataataataataataataataataataataataataataataataataataataataataataataataataataataataataataataataataataataataataataataataataataataataataataataataataataataataataataataataataataataataataataataataataataataataataataataataataataataataataataataataataataataataataataataataataataataataataataataataataataataataataataataataataataataataataataataataataataataataataataataataataataataataataataataataataataataataataataataataataataataataataataataataataataataataataataataataataataataataataataataataataataataataataataataataataataataataataataataataataataataataataataataataataataataataataataataataataataataatttttttttttttttttttttttttttaatttttattaaagaaaaattacattTCATTACTTAATTATAACCATACGAAGCCATTGCGGCTTGTCTGTATGNNNNNNNNNNNNNNNNNNNNNNNNNNNNNNNNNNNNNNNNNNNNNNNNNNNNNNNNNNNNNNNNNNNNNNNNNNNNNNNNNNNNNNNNNNNNNNNNNNNNNNNNNNNNNNNNNNNNNNNNNNNNNNNNNNNNNNNNNNNNNNNNNNNNNNNNNNNNNNNNNNNNNNNNNNNNNNNNNNNNNNNNNNNNNNNNNNNNNNNNaataatataataataataataataataataataataataataataataataataataataataataataataataataataataataataataataataataataataataataataataataataataataataataataataataataataataataataataataataataataataataataataataataataataataataataataataataataataataataataataataataataataataataataataataataataataataataataataataataataataataataataataataataataataataataataataataataataataataataataataataataataataataataataataataataataataataataataataataataataataataataataataataataataataataataataataataataataataataataataataataataataataataataataataataataataataataataataataataataataataataataataataataataataataataataataataataataataataataataataataataataataataataataataataataataataataataataataataataataataataataataataataataataataataataataataataataataataataataataataataataataataataataataataataataataataataataataataataataataataataataataataataataataataataataataataataataataataataataataataataataataataataataataataataataataataataataataataataataataataataataataataataataataataataataataataataataataataataataataataataataataataataataataataataataataataataataataataataataataataataataataataataataataataataataataataataataataataataataataataataataataataataataataataataataataataataataataataataataataataataataataataataataataataataataataataataataataataataataataataataataataataataataataataaataataataataataataataataataataataataataataataataataataataataataataataataataataataataataataataataataataataataataataataataataataataataataataataataataataataataataataataataataataataataataataataataataataataataataataataataataataataataataataataataataataataataataataataataataataataataataataataataataataataataataataataataataataataataataataataataataataataataataataataataataataataataataataataataataataataataataataataataataataataataataataataataataataataataataataataataataataataataataataataataataataataataataataataataataataataataataataataataataataataataataataataataataataataataataataataataataataataataataataataataataataataataataataataataataataataataataataataataataataataataataataataataataataataataataataataataataataataataataataataataataataataataataataataataataataataataataataataataataataataataataataataataataataataat
This genomic window contains:
- the LOC135953086 gene encoding probable serine/threonine-protein kinase clkA encodes the protein NNNNNNNNNNNNNNNNNNNNNNNNNNNNNNNNNNNNNNNNNNNNNNNNNNNNNNNNNNNNNNNNNNNNNNNNNNNNNNNNNNNNNNNNNNNNNNNNNNNNNNNNNNNNNNNNNNNNNNNNNNNNNNNNNNNNNNNNNNNNNNNNNNNNNNNNNNNNNNNNNNNNNNNNNNNNNNNNNNNNNNNNNNNNNNNNNNNNNNNNNNNNNNNNNNNNNNNNNNNNNNNNNNNNNNNNNNNNNNNNNNNNNNNNNNNNNNNNNNNNNNNNNNNNNNNNNNNNNNNNN